The Candidatus Atribacteria bacterium region GTTCAAGGATTCCTTCTTCTATCGCTTCTTTTACGGCACAACCGGGTTCTTTAGTATGGCTGCAATCATTAAATCTGCACCTTTGTGAAAGTACCTCGATATCCGCAAAGGTTTTCTCGACAATATCTTCATCTGCCCATAGTTGGATTTCGCGCATGCCCGGACTATCAATTATCATACCTTTTTCACCTGGCACCATGAATAATTCCCTAAACGAAGTGGTATGCCTTCCTTTGTCATCACTCCTTAAGGTATTGGTGGCCTGCTTCGGGGCATCAAGCAAGTAATTAATAATGGTAGATTTACCGGTGCCAGAAGATCCCAAAAATACTATGGTTTGCCCTTCCTTCAGGAAGTTGTAGATTTGTTCTACACCAGATTTTTCTAAGGCGCTCATGCAAAGAATGGGAATACCAGGGGAAATTAATTCGACCTCTCTGACAAATATTTCAACATCAGTACATAGATCAGCTTTGTTAAGGATGATCGCTGGGTTTGCTCCGCTATCCCAGATAAAAGATAGATAACGTTCAATTCTTCTTAAGTTAAAATCCCTATCGAATGTAGTGACCAGGAAAGAAGTATCTATATTAGCACAAATAACTTGCTCTTCTGTTTTAACTCCCGGTGTCTTTCGAGATAAGCAGGACTTTCTGGGAAGAACAAAATGAATAATAACTTTGTCTTCATGTTCCTTTTTGGTAACTCCTACCCAATCGCCTACTGCCGGAAATTTCTCTATTGATTGAACCTGGTACCGAAATTTTCCGGATATTTCTCCCTTCAGCTCGCCACATTCACTTAAAACACTATAAAGATTCCTATGAAAAGACGTTATTCTGGCCGGTATATAAATGGTGTTCTGCTGGTTATATTTCAGAAAATGATTCTCAAAAAAAGAATCCCACCCTGATTTTTTTAGATCTATCATCAATTCCTCCAAAAATATTATATTTTCTTTAAATTTTTTAATGGGGTAATTTTTCTTCTAAAAAAGTTTATACTTACAGAGGAATTTAAATTTGTTTTTTAATGATTTGTTTAATAGGCAGGAAAACCTCTGTGAAATAAAAACCATTTTTGAAGCAGTATATTATTTTTTTCTAAATTGTATCTCATAAACACTACCTCCTACCAAATGGATTTCTCCTCACAGAGATAATTTATATTACCTAAATTTAAATAATTTGTCAAAAAAAATACACCGCTTAAATCTTCGATGCCATGGGAGGTCATTCCAGAATTAATTCAAATCGCTGTTCCTCTACTTTGGTTCCCCATTGGTCACCGCTGAATTCTTTTACCAATTTAAAACCATTCTTTTCATAGAGATGTCTTGCCGCATCAAGGCCTTTAAAAGTCCAAAGATATATGCGTGGATATTTCTTATTCTTGCAAAAACTAACTGCCTCATTGATCAGCTGATTTCCAACTCCTCTCCCACGCAAGATATCAGAAATGATAAACCAACGAAGATGTGCTCCTTCTTTTTGGGCATGGATACCATCGATAGTGATGGAACCTTCCACGCGACCCCCGGTTGAAGCAGTCCAAAAACCATCCTGTTTTTCATTATATCTGCTCAGAAACTCTGAGAGCTCGGTGGCTACTTTTGCTTCAAAAAAAAGTGTAAAATCCCAATGCTGATGGTAGTAGGTACCAT contains the following coding sequences:
- a CDS encoding GNAT family N-acetyltransferase; the encoded protein is MADIEITEGYVPGSIGRVAELHGTYYHQHWDFTLFFEAKVATELSEFLSRYNEKQDGFWTASTGGRVEGSITIDGIHAQKEGAHLRWFIISDILRGRGVGNQLINEAVSFCKNKKYPRIYLWTFKGLDAARHLYEKNGFKLVKEFSGDQWGTKVEEQRFELILE
- the rsgA gene encoding ribosome small subunit-dependent GTPase A; the protein is MIDLKKSGWDSFFENHFLKYNQQNTIYIPARITSFHRNLYSVLSECGELKGEISGKFRYQVQSIEKFPAVGDWVGVTKKEHEDKVIIHFVLPRKSCLSRKTPGVKTEEQVICANIDTSFLVTTFDRDFNLRRIERYLSFIWDSGANPAIILNKADLCTDVEIFVREVELISPGIPILCMSALEKSGVEQIYNFLKEGQTIVFLGSSGTGKSTIINYLLDAPKQATNTLRSDDKGRHTTSFRELFMVPGEKGMIIDSPGMREIQLWADEDIVEKTFADIEVLSQRCRFNDCSHTKEPGCAVKEAIEEGILEPKRLESYLKQKRELKGLSEKSEFAKKN